The Blastocatellia bacterium DNA window ATCCGCGCCCTTAACCAATCCCGCGATTTACTTAATAAAACAATTTATCGTATTATCAATGAACGTCGAATAGAAAAAAAAGACCATGGCGACTTGCTTTCAATGCTTTTAATTGCCCAAGATGAAGAGGGTGATGGCAATGGCATGACAGATTTACAGGTGCGTGATGAAGCCATGACGCTTTTTATTGCAGGACATGAGACTACAGCAAATTCGCTAACTTGGACTTGGTATTTACTTTCACAACATCCAGAAATAGAGAAAAAAGTTTGGCAAGAAATAGACGAAGTTTTAGCAGGACGGCTACCTTCGGCAGAAGATTATCCTAAGCTAAAATATTTAGAAATGGTGCTTTCAGAGTCAATGCGTCTTTATCCCCCAGCTTGGCTAGTTGGTAGAAGGGTAATTAAAGAATGTCAAGTAGGTGGTTATACTCTACCAGTTAATGCTATAGTTTTTCAATGTCAATATTTAATGCACCATGATGAAAGATATTTTCCTGATCCATTTAAGTTTGATCCAGAGCGTTGGACACCTTCAGAAAAAGAAAAACGTCCAAGATATAGCTATTTTCCTTTTGGCGGTGGCCCAAGACAATGTATTGGTGAACCTTTTGCTTGGATGGAAGGTGTTTTAATGCTGGCTACAATTGCTCAAAAATGGCAGCTAACTTTGCCCCAGGATTACAAAGTAGAAATGCAGCCTCTAATTACTTTAAGAACTAAAAAAGAAATCCCAATGAAATTAGTTCTACGCTAAATACACTAATTATTATACTTAATGAAATTTAATTAGAGTATAAAATTTTTGTCCACATTTTTATTAAACTGGTTAAATCATGAAAAACATTATTATTGGTACGGCTGGACATATTGACCATGGCAAAACTTCTTTGGTTAAAGCACTTACTGGAATTGATGCTGATAGACTAAAAGAAGAAAAGCAACGTGGAATTACAATAGACATTGGTTTTGCTGACTTGGTTTTAGATGATTTTCGATTTGGATTTGTGGATGTTCCTGGACATGAACGGTTTGTTAAAAATATGTTGGCAGGAGCGCATGGAATTGATTTAGTAATGCTTGTAATTGCAGCAGATGAAGCTGTGATGCCGCAAACACGAGAACATTTTGATATTTGCAGACTTTTGCAGGTTAAAACAGGTTTAACCGTACTAACAAAAGCTGATTTGGTGGATGAAGAACTGCTTGAACTAGCCAGGGAAGAAGTAAAAGATTTTGTTGCAGGTTCTTTTTTAGCTAATGCTCCAATTGTTGCAGTTAGCACAAAAACAGGTCAGGGAGTTGAAGAGTTAAAAAAAGAATTAGTTAAACTTGCTAGCCAAACTTTACCAAAAACTTTAACTGCTGTTGCAAGACTTCCAATTGACCGAGCCTTTACCATTAAAGGTTTTGGTACTGTAATAACTGGAACATTGACTAGTGGACAATTGCAAGTAGGCGATGAATTAACTATTTTGCCTAATAAGATAAATACTAAAGTTCGTGGTTTACAAGTTCATAATTCTGCAACAGAAAAAGCTTTTGCAGGTCAACGTACAGCGGTTAATTTACAAGGAATTAGCTTAGAAGAAATTGAACGCGGACAAGTTTTACTTCCTGCTAAACGCTTTGATGCTACTTCTATGCTGGATGTAGAGTTAGAGTTATTGCCTAATGTATCAAGACCACTTGTTCAAAGAACCCGTGTTCGACTTCATCATGACACATCAGAAATAATGGCTAGAGTTATCTTGCTTGGTGGAAAAGAGCTTTTAGCAGGTGAAAAAATATTTGCTCAACTTCGTTTAGAATCACCAATTTTTGCTTTACCTGGGGATCGTTTTATTATTCGTAGCTATTCGCCTCAAATTACTATTGGAGGAGGTCGAGTAATAGACGCACTACCTATTAAGCACAGGCTTAAAGATGTTAAAGCAGTAGATTGGCTAGCAAAACTTGTAAAAGCAGATGAGTTAACACAGGTATTACTCTTTGTAGAAATGTTGGGAATAAAGGGTTTACCTTTAAGTGAACTAGCTAAACGAACCGGTTTTGCAGATGAGTTGTTAAATAAATTAATAGCTCAACTTGTAAAAACAGGTCAGCTAATAAAATCAGACTCTCAAACTCAACATTTACTTTCTAAAACTAGTTATGAAGAGTCAAAGACAGAAATAATTAAAAGACTAAAAGATTTTCATAAACGAGAACCCTTGCAAGTAGGTGTTAATCGTGAAGAAATACGTGAAAAGTTGGGCTTGGCTACAGAAGTTTTTAAGATGTTGCTAGAACAATTAGCAATAGAAAAACTAGTTGTTAGTGAACGTGATATTTTACGACTTGCAACACATACAATTGCTTTATCGGCTGATGACGACAAGACAAAAGGCTTAATAGAGACTAAATGTAAAACAGCAAATTTTCAAGCTCTTACTTATGATGAGTTAGTTAAAGATTTGCGAATAGACAGCAATAAATTACGTAAAATCTATCAATTATTAATTAATGAGCAAAAATTAATTAAAGTAGCTGATTTTGTTTTTCATCGTGAAGCCATCAATGAAATCGTTAAGCGCATCAAACTACAAAAAGACAAAAGTAGTAAATTAGATGTTGCTACTTTTAAGGATTTGACAGGGCTTTCACGTAAACATGCTATTCCACTTTTGGAATATTTTGATTTACAGAAAATTACTCGTCGAGTAGGAAATGACCGGGAAATCTTGTAGTTTGAATAAGTTAGAAGTTTATGAGGCAGATAAATGCAAAAATTTTTCGTATCCAAATTAATAAATAAATTAGTTTGTTTGTTAGCTAAGTATTTTAAGCCAGCACTATTATTTTTATTGGTTTTTACTTCTTGTCATGGAAATCTGCCTAAATCTAACTTAATTTTAACGGATCAAATAATAAAGTTAACTCCTAGTCAACCACGTCCCAAACCAATATTTGGAGCGCATTTTAATTTTGCTGACCCACCTAATGAAATTATTTTTCATATGGTTATTCCAGAAAAACGACCAATTTTAGCTAAAGCTTTACGTGATGCAGGAGTTGAAGATTTGCGGATGAGTTTTCATGGTTACTATAGCCACTTAAGTTTAGATAAAACTGTAAAAGTAAAACAGGAAGCAAAATTAACTAATAAATTCCCTTGGTTTCCTATAGAGGTTTTTATTAATTTTATAAAAGAATATAACTTTAAGACTGTGTTAGGGGTAAACGTTGAAGAAGGCCCAGAAACAGCAGTAGATTTGCTAAAACGTTTTGAAAAAGCAGACGCGCTTAATTTAATTAGCTCTGTTGAGCTTGGAAATGAGCCTTTTCTTAGTCCAAGACCTTGGCCGCCTGAAGAATATGCTCAAAAATCGGCTGAAATAATTAACGCTCTACGACCATTTAAGGTAAAGTTTGCTGTTGCTGTAATTGTTGGTAAGGATAGCAATATCCCTACAAAAATGACTGGTGATGAATATTGTGAACGGACTTTAGCCACTTTAGCCCCTCTTGTAGACTTAAAAAATAGCGATGATATTTATGGAGCAGTACATCTTTATAGTCGAGGTGTTACACCAGTAGCCATAAAGCAATTTAATGATATTGTTCGCAAATATTCAAAAATGACTTACCAAGTTACAGAATATAACATTCGCCTTTCATTAAAAGGTAATCCTCATTTAACTAATGCTTATGCAATGGAATTTGCACGAAAATTAAATAATTTGCTAGCAACTCCAGAAATTACAGGGCTTTGGATTCATTCATTCCCTTATCATGCAATAAATTATTGGACAGATGGACGACAAGCTACAGTAGTTGGATTTATGGATAATAAGTTATCTAGCGAGGACTTAAAACCAGGTTGGCATTTAACACCTGCTGGAAAAGTGCATCATTTTTATCAAAGTTTGGCTTGGAATGGCGAAATACTAGCTTTTTTTGAAGAAAATAATAATCAATATTGGGTTGTTTCCTCGCCAACACAAGGAAAACTTTTAGGTGTATTAAATGACCACAAAGAACCATTGGAAACAATAGTAAGCTTTGAAGATAAGAAAATTTCTGTGCAACTAAAAGCAAAAGAAATTGCTTGTTATGAAATAGCTACAGGAAAACGAGTCACTAGTCTTCATTTACCGGAGTGAAACAAATTTTTCTATTAAAGTACGAACCTTTGTAAAACGTTCAAAATCTTTTTCACTATTAGGAACATGTTGTGTTTCTGTAGATGAAAAACAAAGTAATTCACATTCTTGATAAAGCGTTATAATAGAGCTAGTTAAATCCTTATTGACTTTATGTTGTTCTAGTATTTCTTGAAGCTTTTCAACGCTAATTTCAAGAGTTGTTTTACCAAATTTAAGTTCACAAGCTAGCTTCAATGCTTTCAAAATTTCTTTAGCATAAGCTCTTTCATCTCCACGATGTAACTTGCCATAAGCAACATTAACTGCTCGGCTAATTTCAGACTTTAGATCTTTAGTCTCAGGCTTAGGTTTATTAACAATTGTAGGTGTTGTATTTGCTTTACTTATGGGAATTATCGGTTCGGTTTTAGTAACAACAGGTTTAATAGGTTCAGTTTTAGTAACAATAAGGTTTTCAATTTTTTCTTGAACTTTGGGACTAGCAATTGTTGTAACTTTAGGTATTGGTGCAACTTCAGGGGTTTTAACAGTGGGACTAAATGGACTAGGTTGTTTTTGAACTTCTGTGCTAGGCAAATCTTTGCTATTTGTAGTTATTGGGCTCGCAGTTGCTAAAGTATTACCAGCCAATGACTTAAATTTAATAGCTACAATTATTCCTGCTGCTAACAATAATAAAAGTATAAAATAGCGCAAAATAGGAGAAAAAGAAAACGGATTAGATTTCTTAGTTGGTTGTAAAGTTTTTACAGCTATATTTGTAGCAGGTGTTACTTGTAAGGAAAGAGGTTTACTTTCAACAACTTCATATTTTTTTAGCTCAGGATCAAAATAAGCAAAAGAAAATGGTGGAATAGTAAATTTTCCTTCTTTTGACGCAATGACTTCAACTTCCCATTTAGCTTTGTTACTAAATTTCTTTTCTACATCAGTTAAAGTTACTGGTTTAGCTGAATATAGCTTTAAGTCTGAGTGGGTTGTTGGGTTTGGAGGTGGGCTAATTAGTTCTAAATTTCCTTCATTTTCAACTTCAATTAATAATTTTGTTGGGACTCCAACAGCGGTTTCTGAGTCTTTAAGGCTAACATTTAGCTTGCTTTTTCCTACTAAGCCAGAAAATTCTGCTGGTTGATTATTAGTAGGAAGCGCAATAACAGGAAATGAAATTGAGGAAGTTTTAGCTGTTAGAGGTTTGCTTTTTTGAGAAGCGTTGCCAGCAATCATGCTATAGGTTAAAGAGGGAATTGTTAACTTTCCCGAAGTTGTAGGAAAAAGATTAAATTGATGGATTATTTGTGAAGCATAAGGACGATTATTTATAAGAACTTCTTTATAATCAGCAGATTGCTTGGACAATGGAATTTCTTTATTTAAGAAATTAACAAAAGCTGGAATTTCTGCTGGCTTAATTTGCTCTACACTTGTTGTGCTAAGTAGCCTAACAGATAAAATAACCGATTGACCAACATAAGCTTGTTTTTGATTAAGTTCTGTAACAAGTCTTACATCAATAGGAATATTGGGAATAGGTGTTGGTAGATTTTCAGGAAATTTCTCACTCTTTTCAGGTTTTGCTGAAGATGCTGAAGATGCTGAAGATGCTGAAAATGTTGAAGATGCTGAAGATGTTTTAGTTCCTCCTTTAACTTCTAAAACTTCACCAGAAGAACTATAAATTTCTCCATTAGCAGTTACAGCAAAAGTAGCTATGCGAAATTTACCTGCTACAGTTGGTTGTAATTCGTAGCGGATAACTCGGCTGCTAATAGGACGACCATTAGCATCTTGGCTTAAACTTGGTTTATCACTTTGGCTAATGATAGCAAAAGAACTAGGAAACAGTGCAGGTAGAGGAATCCTTTCAACTCCAACACCCTTAAAAACTATAGTTAAATTAACAGTGTCAGACAAAGAAATTTGCTTTTTACTAATTGAGACAGACACTTGACCAGTAGCTAAAATAGTTTTGCTTTGTGTAAAAATAAGTAAAAAAGCTAATAGCCAAAAGACAATGAAGCTAAGCTTATTAAATTTTCTAGCTTTACCATACATTTACTTTTTACCAATCACGATCTGGAGAATCTTCAATAGAAGAATTTGCTTCTTTATTACCTTTTTTAAGTGGAGATCTTTCACTACTTTGTAATTTATTTAATAAACGTTCCGCCTCATTGCGTGACATTTGAGGGGTTTGTTTTGGCGATTCAGACGGACTATTATCTGGCGGAGGATTATTATCCTCGTTGTTATCATTATTACTATTGCTGTTAGAGTTTGGGCTATTAGAAGGAGGAGGGGGATCTTGCTGCTTAAGTGCAACCTCTAAATTATGTTTAGCTGCTAGATCATCAGGATTAAGCCTTAAAGCTGTTTTATAGTGTTCAATAGCTTTGTCTAGTTGGTTAGCATTAAAATAATAATTGCCAATATTGTAATTAATTCGGGATAATAGCAATGGATCATCGGTTGATTTTAAGGCTGTTTGCCAATGGTTTAAGGCTTCATCTGAGTTTTTTGTTTGATAAAGTGAGCATGCTAAATTGCTTTGTAATTTAGCCGACTGAGGATCTTTTAATAGTAATTTTTGAAATTGTTTTGTTGCTGCTTCATATTGCTTTTGTTTATAAAGTTGCTCGCCACTTAAGTTATTATCATTAGCGGCTAAAACAAAACGTCCAAAAATTACTGTTACAAAAAATAGGAAAAAAGCCAGTTTACGCACAAAACTTTCCTCAAATAAATTATTTGGTGATTTTTTAAATCAAATGAAGCTAAATTTTATACAAGATCTGTTTTTAATACTAGACAAGCTTTATACATCAAATAAAGACCATAGAAATCTTTGAACCTAAATACTCTGTAAATTAAATATTCTGATATTTTAACCTTAAGCCCCAACGGGGCGACAGATAGGTAGTATAGGGTTGAAACCCTACGTATGATTTATTAGAGTTTCTTGTTTCTTTTCTAAAATCTCTGTAACAGATTTTTTAATTACACCTGAGATTTGGTCTGTTGGTAAATCGTTAGGATCAGTCCCAAAAGGGTTCTCTATCTCTTCAGCAATTAACTCTAAACTTGCCAAAGCATAAAAAATTAAAACTACAACAGGTACAATTAACCATTGTAAAGAGAACACATAGCCTAAAGGTAATGTCATCACATAAATAAAAATAAATTTCTTAAGGAAAACACTATAAGAAAAAGGTATAGGAGTATTTTTTATTCGCTCACATGCCCCAACTACATCAGTAAAATTTTGCATCTCTTGGTTTATAAAAAGCAGTTGTTCATGAGCAATTTTTCCTGCTTTATTTAATGAACAGAGGCGTTGAAACATATGATCAGCTATTAAATTAGGAATATGACGGCCAAGGTCTAGTTTAGTTGCATCAAAGGATTGAACGCTATTTAACTCTTCTCTAATAAATGAGTTGCGAAGATGATTTTTTAAGGCAAAAGCATAATTAGTAATCATTACTGAAAAAAACTCTTTATCTGCATTATCTTCCAATAAGTTATTTATTTTTAAAGCTAAGTTACGGCTAGAATTTACTAAAGATCCCCAAAGCTTTCTACCTTCCCACCAACGCTCATAAGCTGTATTGGTTCTAAATACTAATAGCATTGAGAGTGCAAAACCTAAAAGTGTATGTATTAATGAAACATTTTTAATGTAATGATTACTACTTAGCTGCAATAATTCTATTTCTAAGTAAGCTACTAGGCCACTATATAGCCCTATGTATAACATCATAGGTAAAAAGCTGCCTGAATGTATCAGCTTTGTGAAAATTAAAAATAAATTTAGTCCATTCTTTGGGATTATAGTTAATCATATGTAAGAGATATCCGGGAAAATAAAATATGAGTTAACAACTTTTTAGTTTTAAGCGCGTTAAAGGATAGCAAAAAAGAGTTAGGTTGTAAAAAATCGCTTGAAATAATTTGGATAATTAAAAAAACTCTAGCAAAATTTCTTTAGAAAAAGTATTATTGCTAATAAATCTGTAAAATATAACTGTGTTTTAGGGAGGTTAAATGAAAACAAAATCTATTTTAGGAGCATTTTCTTTATCTTATTTAGTTTTGCTGTTGTTATGGCGCAACAGGTTGTTATTAGCGGCCAATTATTAGGAAGTGATGGCAAAGCAATGCCTAAATCACATGTGCATCTTAGTAAAAATTCTATAGGTAAACCAATTAGTACAATAGAAACAGATAAAGATGGTAGTTATAAATTAACTTTTAAGGAAAGTGGACTAGTATTTTTACAATTTACAGGAACTAGCCACCAACGTAAAAGCATACCCATACTTATTGAAGGAGATAGTTTTATAAAACTTAATGTTCGGCTATCTGCTAATGAATACAATAGTAGTTTTAGTGACTTAAAGTTGATTGATGATTTTAAGGATTTAAATCCAGAAACAGCTAAAGCTTTTCAAAAACAAGCAGATGGAACTTATGTAGTTGAGTTTGAAACTAAAGCAGAGCGTGTAGAATATGAAATTTTTGGTCTAGAAAAAAATGATCGTATTATTAATGGAACTCAATCAGATGATTATATTTATGATGGTGATGGTGACTATCGTTCAGTTGTAGTAGTAAAAGATGGTAAGGCTAGAATCGTATTTGACCCACAAAAATTAGTTCGCTCTGATGCAAAACCAGAAATCACTTTTGATAACCAAAACAGCAAATTACAAGAATTTGTCAAAATTTATAATGGGATGCAAGAACGAGAAGAAGCCTTTAGCAGTAAAATAAATGAAGCTGTAAAAGCAGGAAAAAGCCCTCAAGATGTCTTTGAAAATTATAGTGAAGCTGATAAAGCTACTTTAGTAAAAGAGCGTATTAAAACAGAGAAAGAACCTTTTATTAGGCAAACACTTATTTTAGATTATTTTACTTACTATGAAAAAATTAAAGATAGTGCAATTGCATTACTTGCATTAAATGAAATACCTCCAACTTCACCTCTTTGGACATTAAAACCTTTTGCATTAAGTACAGTTATGAATGCTTGTGAGCAAAAAGATCAAGTAGAGAATTACTTTACAAGCTTTTTAGCAGAAAACAAAGACAAGAATTTAAAAGCAGAAGTCTTGTTAAATCAAGTGCTTGAAGCTGATTTTAACCAACAAGATGAAAAGGCTAAGAAATACTTTAATCTTTTACAAAAGGATTATCCTGATAGCCGAGCAGCTAGAATGGCAAAACTTCAATATAGAGAAACTCGCAATGTTAAAGTAGGTGTTGGTGTTCCAGAGTTTTCCGTAGTCTCCCTAATTAATAATAAAGAAACCTATATAGGAATCCCTAAAAGGCAAATATTACTTGATAGATTTTTGGGCTACTTGGTGTGGGCCTTGTGTTGGAGAAATGGGTAATTTACATAAAGCTTATGAAAAATTTAAGGGTAAAAATTTTGAAATTCTTAGCCTTTCTTTTGATGGTAGTCCAGAGGATGTAAATAGTTTTAGACAAGGTAAATGGAAAATGCCCTGGCTTCATACTTTTGTTGAAAGCGGCTTTCAATCAGAACTAGCTAAGCGTTTTGAAGTGGTAGGAATCCCTAAACCCGTTTTAGTTGATCCAACAGGAAAAATTATTGCTGTTGAAGTAGATTTAAGAGGTGAAAAACTAGAACAAACTTTAACAAAAGTTTTAGGAGACTAAATTTTTTAATAACTAAGCTAGTTAATTTATATGAATTAACTAGCTTAGTTTACTTAGTATTACTATTAAATTGCATTTATCAAAAAACCGCCTGTCAAGCAACCAACAAACTGTGTTAACATATCCAAAAAATTAAACAAAAAATTAAACAAAGTGAAAAATTTATGAAAGTTTTGATAGGAATATCTGCTTTAAGTTTAATGCTTTTAACTACTAACAGTTTTGGAGAAACCTTACAACGTCCAAAACGCCCACAAACCACACCAGCATCTAGTAAAGACACAAATGTTGAAGATGCAAAAAAGAATCTTCCTACAGGGATGATGGTTTTAAATGTTGCCGATATTGTAGATAAGATTGATCAAGCTGTAGTAAATATTCAGTCACCTGGGGCAGAAGGTACATCTTTAGGGACAGGATTTTTTGTAGATGAAAAAGGTTTAGTTGTAACAAACCTGCATGTCATTAGAGATGCGCTAAAAACAGGTGGTGATATTATGGTAGTTACTTCTGATTCTACCCGTCATAGTGCCAGTGTCAAAGGCTATGATGAAGCAACAGACATTGCTCTACTAGAAATTAAAGTTACAGATAAAAAAACTCCAGTAGTAAAGTTAGGTGATAGTGATAACGTTAGAGTAGGAGAATGGGCAATAGCTGTTGGTAGTCCTTATGGATTAGATCATAGCGTTACTTTAGGCATTATTAGTGCTAAAAGTCGTGGTGGGTTAGATGGCGAATATGATGATTATTTACAAACAGATGCTGCCATAAATTTAGGTAATTCTGGAGGGCCTTTAGTTAATACTAAAGGAGAAGTAGTAGGAATTAACACTCTAATAATAGCTAAGGGTCAAGGTCTAGGTTTTGCTATTCCTGTTAATATCTTAAAAGAAATAATGCCTCAACTACGTGATTATGGACGTGTTCGGCGCAGTGCTTTAGCAATAGAGGTTGCAGATATTTCTTTAGGTGCAATTAGAGAATTAAACTTACCTTCAGGTTTACAAGGTGTTGTAGTTGCAAAAGTCGAACGTGAAACAACTGCTGCTCGTGCAGGTTTACGCCGTAATGATGTTATCTTATCGATTAATAGTACAACAGTTTCATCTATGGGACAGTTTAACCGCTTTATTTCTAAGTTGCTTCCTGGTAGTAAAGTAGAAATAAAAATTTTACGCGAGCAAAAAGAATTTACTGTTACAGCCGAAGTAACAGAAAAGAAATAAGAAGAAACTCTAGGAAAACTTAGTACTTTTATAAAACTAAGTTAGAGATTTTAGCTTTGAGATTCACTTTCTAGTTTTTGTTTGGCTTTAAGTGCTGTTTTATGATCAGCCTTAATTGCTAATGCTTCTTCAATATATTTTTTAGCTAATTCTATTCGATTATATTTTAAGTAAAATACCCCTAATTCAGCCTTATAATCAGGGCTTTTTGGTTGTAGATTAATTGCTTCCTCAAATTCCTGTATTGTTTGTTCGTTATAGCTACGTAGCTCACCGTAAGAGCGTGCTAAAGCTGCATGGTATTCTGCATCATTAGGACGAAGTGCTATTGCTTGACGAAAAGCACGAACAGCTTTTTCTAAATTTCCTTTATCCATTAGTTCTAAACCATAAAGATACCAATCATCTGGCTTACGTAGCTTTGACATATCTGTAAAGTTTTGTAAAGAAGGTGGTAGTAATTCTTCTGGAGGTATTTCCTTTGTACTTGGAGGACTATCCAAAATAGGTTTAGGGTTAGGAATACTTACAGGTTTAGGACTAGGTATAGTGCTAGGCATAGAATTGAAATTTTTTGCATTTTCACTTGCATTAGTAGTTGGAGTTGTTCTAACGGGGCTAATAGATTTTATGCTAGAACTAGGCAAAACAGATTGTGGATTAATAGGTATTATAGAATTAGTAGCTTTTTGGCTAGGTTGAAGAGGTGGTAATTTAGTAACAGTAGGTTTTTCTAAAGGCTGAGTTGCAATTTTAAGACTAGCTGTAGTGTTTGAAATAGGACTAGTTGGCCGTCTTTGACTTATTACTTTATTACTACTAGATTGTGAAGAAGAAAGCTTTTCATAAGCTTCTTTGATATTGCTATAAACAGATAGAATTTGATCTTTTAATGAAGGCATTTGAGAAATTATAGATTCATGTTTTTCTGGATCAAATTTATCTTTTAATTCCTGAAATGAACTATTAATTTGTTCTAAACTAGCTTGAGGATTGACACCTAGTCGAGCATAGTAGTCATTTCCTGCACGTTGAATTTGTGCTGACATATTTTCTAATTCATAAAAAAATAAAGAAATGGTTTCCATACTAACAGCCTTTGTAAGAGGCTGATTTTCAATTTTATTTTCTTCTTTTTGCGCTTCTACGACAGGCATTTCCTTACGTGCTAAAGCTCTTAAAGAAAGCAATGCTGCTAGAGTGCGTAGGATTTGTTCTTCTGGTAAATCTATTCTTTCTAGTAAATTAGTAATATTACAAGGTTCTTTTAATGCTTCTAGGACTTTTACTTCATCGCTACGAAGCATAATTTTTTCTCTTTCAGGCCAATCTGTTGCTGCTAAATAAGTTTCTTGTTCATTGCCTAAAAAACTTTTAATTCTAGGTAAATCAATTAGGCTACGTACAGATTCTAGGATTAGTTCACCTACAGGTAAGTTAACTTTTGAGGGTTGGGTAAAAAGGGAAGCATCAAAAGCATATCCGCCTTCTTCCCAATCAATTAAAGAATAACAAATGCTGTAAACGTGTGCTGTTAGAAGGGCAGAAGCAGATTCTGCTGGTAAAAATTCTAGTTCTATAAGTATATCTAAAATGCTAACACCATCTTGATCACGTTGTTCTTTTAATGCACGGTTATATTGTTGGCGAGAAATTCGGCCTTGACGAACTAACCGTTCTCCTAAACGTTCAGTTTGGTCATTAGAAACAGCAAAAACAATCTCGCCTTCCTGCCAAACTATACCTTTAATATTA harbors:
- a CDS encoding cytochrome P450, translating into MSRPPGPKQKPLWGDLWDFRRDPIKFLTKLRTYGEIVYFKLGTQDVYLLNEPDYVKEVFVTQYRNVHKGRGLQRSKKLLGEGLLTSEDEVHKRQRRLVQPAFHRQRIANYAKVMVDYAAQTRDSWKANTTISIHEEMMKLTLSVVAKTLFDADVQKEAKELGDAMNVFVNSFDMITLPFIELIEKIPFPRIRALNQSRDLLNKTIYRIINERRIEKKDHGDLLSMLLIAQDEEGDGNGMTDLQVRDEAMTLFIAGHETTANSLTWTWYLLSQHPEIEKKVWQEIDEVLAGRLPSAEDYPKLKYLEMVLSESMRLYPPAWLVGRRVIKECQVGGYTLPVNAIVFQCQYLMHHDERYFPDPFKFDPERWTPSEKEKRPRYSYFPFGGGPRQCIGEPFAWMEGVLMLATIAQKWQLTLPQDYKVEMQPLITLRTKKEIPMKLVLR
- the selB gene encoding selenocysteine-specific translation elongation factor, translated to MKNIIIGTAGHIDHGKTSLVKALTGIDADRLKEEKQRGITIDIGFADLVLDDFRFGFVDVPGHERFVKNMLAGAHGIDLVMLVIAADEAVMPQTREHFDICRLLQVKTGLTVLTKADLVDEELLELAREEVKDFVAGSFLANAPIVAVSTKTGQGVEELKKELVKLASQTLPKTLTAVARLPIDRAFTIKGFGTVITGTLTSGQLQVGDELTILPNKINTKVRGLQVHNSATEKAFAGQRTAVNLQGISLEEIERGQVLLPAKRFDATSMLDVELELLPNVSRPLVQRTRVRLHHDTSEIMARVILLGGKELLAGEKIFAQLRLESPIFALPGDRFIIRSYSPQITIGGGRVIDALPIKHRLKDVKAVDWLAKLVKADELTQVLLFVEMLGIKGLPLSELAKRTGFADELLNKLIAQLVKTGQLIKSDSQTQHLLSKTSYEESKTEIIKRLKDFHKREPLQVGVNREEIREKLGLATEVFKMLLEQLAIEKLVVSERDILRLATHTIALSADDDKTKGLIETKCKTANFQALTYDELVKDLRIDSNKLRKIYQLLINEQKLIKVADFVFHREAINEIVKRIKLQKDKSSKLDVATFKDLTGLSRKHAIPLLEYFDLQKITRRVGNDREIL
- a CDS encoding trypsin-like peptidase domain-containing protein → MKVLIGISALSLMLLTTNSFGETLQRPKRPQTTPASSKDTNVEDAKKNLPTGMMVLNVADIVDKIDQAVVNIQSPGAEGTSLGTGFFVDEKGLVVTNLHVIRDALKTGGDIMVVTSDSTRHSASVKGYDEATDIALLEIKVTDKKTPVVKLGDSDNVRVGEWAIAVGSPYGLDHSVTLGIISAKSRGGLDGEYDDYLQTDAAINLGNSGGPLVNTKGEVVGINTLIIAKGQGLGFAIPVNILKEIMPQLRDYGRVRRSALAIEVADISLGAIRELNLPSGLQGVVVAKVERETTAARAGLRRNDVILSINSTTVSSMGQFNRFISKLLPGSKVEIKILREQKEFTVTAEVTEKK
- a CDS encoding tetratricopeptide repeat protein; this encodes MRKLAFFLFFVTVIFGRFVLAANDNNLSGEQLYKQKQYEAATKQFQKLLLKDPQSAKLQSNLACSLYQTKNSDEALNHWQTALKSTDDPLLLSRINYNIGNYYFNANQLDKAIEHYKTALRLNPDDLAAKHNLEVALKQQDPPPPSNSPNSNSNSNNDNNEDNNPPPDNSPSESPKQTPQMSRNEAERLLNKLQSSERSPLKKGNKEANSSIEDSPDRDW
- a CDS encoding TlpA family protein disulfide reductase, with translation MIDFWATWCGPCVGEMGNLHKAYEKFKGKNFEILSLSFDGSPEDVNSFRQGKWKMPWLHTFVESGFQSELAKRFEVVGIPKPVLVDPTGKIIAVEVDLRGEKLEQTLTKVLGD
- a CDS encoding BatD family protein, coding for MSVSISKKQISLSDTVNLTIVFKGVGVERIPLPALFPSSFAIISQSDKPSLSQDANGRPISSRVIRYELQPTVAGKFRIATFAVTANGEIYSSSGEVLEVKGGTKTSSASSTFSASSASSASSAKPEKSEKFPENLPTPIPNIPIDVRLVTELNQKQAYVGQSVILSVRLLSTTSVEQIKPAEIPAFVNFLNKEIPLSKQSADYKEVLINNRPYASQIIHQFNLFPTTSGKLTIPSLTYSMIAGNASQKSKPLTAKTSSISFPVIALPTNNQPAEFSGLVGKSKLNVSLKDSETAVGVPTKLLIEVENEGNLELISPPPNPTTHSDLKLYSAKPVTLTDVEKKFSNKAKWEVEVIASKEGKFTIPPFSFAYFDPELKKYEVVESKPLSLQVTPATNIAVKTLQPTKKSNPFSFSPILRYFILLLLLAAGIIVAIKFKSLAGNTLATASPITTNSKDLPSTEVQKQPSPFSPTVKTPEVAPIPKVTTIASPKVQEKIENLIVTKTEPIKPVVTKTEPIIPISKANTTPTIVNKPKPETKDLKSEISRAVNVAYGKLHRGDERAYAKEILKALKLACELKFGKTTLEISVEKLQEILEQHKVNKDLTSSIITLYQECELLCFSSTETQHVPNSEKDFERFTKVRTLIEKFVSLR